In the genome of Aedes aegypti strain LVP_AGWG chromosome 2, AaegL5.0 Primary Assembly, whole genome shotgun sequence, the window aaaaagataacgACAAAATTACTGAATAGTAGTATCAACACCTTCAGTTACTGAAGATCTCACGCTCTTCATTAAATAAAATCAGACAGACTTCTGCACACATACTTATTCTACTACGCATACTCCGCATACTTCCATTCCTGATACGTCAATATCTTCCAGAAGGATGCGAATACATGAAACTCATCAGATCATAATTATGGACCAtgcaaaacgctcataagagcGGTACTCCTCCTACCGGCATGAAACGTGAAGATCTGCTAGATTTTGGGGTTTTCTATTGCCGGGTGCTTAGGATCATCTTTTCAGGTGAGAAGGAGTACGGTATGCGACGGATCAAGTGCACAGCGAGCGAGGGgaagaaccgaggatggagaaatGTGACCACGAACTTAGCATTGTAgcgtgaaattattgattcagtgctatctgtttagatgttaacaaAATACATAAATTAATTCATTGATGTCATCGTTCAAAAAGATACAAAATGTTTGGTTGAGTATTACTAATTATATTGGTTCACAGTTAGCTTAGCTCcacacaaatatttgaaataatccGTACAGTCAATCTTTCAGTCGTGTTTCTGAAAAACATATAatgtaataataaatcttcgagctgtttattagaatacctataagtagatgaaaaaaccgaatttagtactatacttaAATATACTaaatatagtactaaattcgatttttttcatctacatataatgtaatattttttagatttagCTAGTAGTTGTAAATTCTCATACCTCTGAAATAGTTCTAACGATCATTGCCGAAGCTACACCTAGTCCGAACACTAAAGCATATGGCAAGTACTTTAGCGAGATACCTTGCCTTTTTTTGAGCAACGTTGTCAAGAAGGACAGCTTTTTATCAGAGTATGGAGGGTACCGTGAcctgaaataaaaattaaaatgcaaCTTTGCATCATAAATTCTAAGCTAGCATTACTTACGAGGCCAACTTCTCACCCACTACGCTGAAATTTTTCACAAGACAAGCCTTTTTGTGCGTAAACGTGTCAAAACCAAATTTTCCATGATAGGATCCCATTCCGCTAGGGCCAACACCTCCGAAAGGCAGTGATTCAACTAATGAAGAAAATATGTTagaaatctattgaaatttctAATGAATACTCATTCTACCTGCAAAATGGCCCATGGTATCGTTTACGCAGATTCCACCACATGACGTGTTGTTAACGATTAACTCCCTGTCCGTTTGGTTATTGCTGAATATATACATTGCCAAAGGTTTGTCtctgaaaaacaaataaaatgaatGAGCGATATGAATACTAAGCTGGCTCTAATTTTCTGCAATTTATGTATATATCTACCCTGAATTGATGAATTGGATGGCGTCATATGCGTTGTGTACATTTACGATAGGTAAAATTGGTCCAAATATCTCATCTTGCATTACAGCATCTTTGTCTTTCGCATCAATAACGATAGTTGGCGCGATGTATTTGTCTTTGGCATCCGTCTGGCCGCCAATTGCTACTTTGGCTCCTTGTAGCATTGCATTCAAACGCCTGagagttttgaattttaatttaggtATAATTATCGTAACAAGCGGAAAATGATTCAGACTCACTTAAAATGTTGCTCATTGATAATGCGGCTCAAATCAGGACTATTTTTGGGATCGTCGCCATACCATTCCTTGAGAACTGATCGAGCTTCTTGCAAGAATTTATCTTGCACTTCCTTCGTACAGAGAACATAATCCGGTGCAATGCAAGTTTGGCCCGCATTGACAAATTTACCCCATAGAATACGTCTCGTAGCAATAGGAATATCTGCCGAACTATCCACGTAGCAGGGACTTTTGCCTCCAAGCTCAAGAGTACATGGCGTCAAGTTTGCGGAGCATGCCTGATGAACAATCTTACCTACGCGACCAGACCCAGTGTAGAACACGTGGTCAAACTTTTGTTTTAGAATCTCCGAAGTTTCTTTTACTCCCCCTTCAATTACACGGTAACATTCCTGAAGTGGAGCAAGCtctaaattgaaaacaaattcgAAGATTTCAATAATATAGAACATATTACCTGGTCCAAATATTTTGGAACAGTCTCAGCAATAAACTTCGATGTAGCTGGAGCAACTTCACTTGGTTTGATCAGAACACAATTGCCTGCAGCCATAGCAGCAGCAACTGGAACTAACGTCACTTGCAAGGGGTAGTTCCACGCACCGATGACCAGTACAACACCGTATGGGTCATTGTAGATCTTAACTTCGTCCATCATATTGACAAAAGTCTTCTTTGGTTTCTCTGGCTCAGCCCAGTCGCGAAGGTTGAACAGAATGCTGCGTAGATCATTGATCATGTAGTCGATTTCCATCAAATATGCTTCCTGTTTGTGTTTCCGGAGATCCTTCGCCAGAgcttgagccatttttccatgGTTCTCTTCGTACATCCGAAGTAAATTTTTTAACTGTTTCTCTCTTA includes:
- the LOC5575933 gene encoding aldehyde dehydrogenase, dimeric NADP-preferring translates to MTIADAVQQLHTAFAGGKTRNVDFREKQLKNLLRMYEENHGKMAQALAKDLRKHKQEAYLMEIDYMINDLRSILFNLRDWAEPEKPKKTFVNMMDEVKIYNDPYGVVLVIGAWNYPLQVTLVPVAAAMAAGNCVLIKPSEVAPATSKFIAETVPKYLDQECYRVIEGGVKETSEILKQKFDHVFYTGSGRVGKIVHQACSANLTPCTLELGGKSPCYVDSSADIPIATRRILWGKFVNAGQTCIAPDYVLCTKEVQDKFLQEARSVLKEWYGDDPKNSPDLSRIINEQHFKRLNAMLQGAKVAIGGQTDAKDKYIAPTIVIDAKDKDAVMQDEIFGPILPIVNVHNAYDAIQFINSGDKPLAMYIFSNNQTDRELIVNNTSCGGICVNDTMGHFAVESLPFGGVGPSGMGSYHGKFGFDTFTHKKACLVKNFSVVGEKLASSRYPPYSDKKLSFLTTLLKKRQGISLKYLPYALVFGLGVASAMIVRTISEKHD